Proteins found in one Salinimonas lutimaris genomic segment:
- a CDS encoding nitrate- and nitrite sensing domain-containing protein, translating into MQQYVELFRHIDALTESVAKERGLTAGYASTPTPIIKKKVDNQRLQSDSDSGALQMLADKMRREGTAVPLQVDNYLSELSHLKTIRDDVDNKVMNSAFLRYSTLNQHALDASQALSYMIGSASFQSSLTKILIISELKERYGQLRGKVNGILSEGNINEESRLQMRLYHYQTGYLRKQLESQLSDHEARQFSHLIDNKYTQKIDAISEHLLASDDLSSLPKPQQWFRMATAHIENLNPAKTYYWENVVTQKQVQQPLTYSAGFIFSVMGLCAMAVIYMFFALVSARPASDDKSM; encoded by the coding sequence ATGCAGCAGTATGTTGAGCTTTTCCGGCATATTGATGCACTAACTGAGTCGGTTGCAAAAGAGCGTGGCTTAACCGCCGGATACGCATCCACCCCTACCCCGATAATAAAGAAAAAAGTAGACAATCAGCGCCTGCAATCAGACTCGGACTCAGGGGCTTTGCAAATGCTTGCTGATAAGATGCGGCGTGAGGGCACAGCAGTCCCATTACAGGTAGACAATTACCTGAGTGAACTGAGCCACCTCAAGACAATTCGCGATGATGTAGACAACAAGGTGATGAATTCCGCTTTTTTACGTTATAGCACACTGAACCAGCATGCACTGGATGCTTCACAGGCGTTGTCCTATATGATTGGCAGCGCCAGTTTTCAAAGTAGTCTGACCAAGATTCTGATTATTTCTGAGCTTAAAGAGCGCTACGGACAGCTAAGAGGCAAGGTCAACGGCATTCTCAGTGAAGGAAATATTAACGAAGAATCACGTTTACAGATGCGGCTGTATCATTATCAAACCGGATATCTGCGCAAACAACTTGAATCCCAGTTATCAGACCATGAAGCCCGTCAGTTCAGCCATCTGATTGATAACAAATACACCCAGAAGATCGATGCTATTTCCGAACACCTGCTGGCCAGTGATGACCTGTCTAGTCTGCCAAAGCCGCAACAGTGGTTCAGAATGGCTACGGCCCATATAGAAAACCTTAATCCGGCAAAAACTTACTACTGGGAAAATGTCGTGACCCAAAAGCAAGTACAGCAACCGTTGACATACTCAGCTGGCTTTATTTTTTCAGTGATGGGGCTATGTGCTATGGCTGTCATATATATGTTTTTTGCGTTGGTAAGTGCCCGTCCGGCGTCAGACGACAAAAGTATGTAG
- a CDS encoding HvfC family RiPP maturation protein, which translates to MQDFTKAQQAFTDAVRHPDKAHFASTDEARRMQIYQSLLFNNVNTFLENGFPVLRSVVSDEVWQRAVQCFFAGHDCTTPYFSQISHEFLIYLSGQPEVLSALPPFTLELAHYEWLELDVSIRQHEHPAFVWSEAGLPEQLICSPLAELVSYQYPVHLIGPDYLPEAASPTPLYYVVWRNSDFDVKFLQVNDTTAFLIQNLARAQSPEALLNTMFAAMPQLPQNTVTAGFEQTLHQLLTRQIVWAVA; encoded by the coding sequence ATGCAGGATTTCACCAAAGCACAGCAAGCATTTACTGACGCTGTCAGACACCCTGATAAAGCTCACTTTGCCAGCACGGATGAAGCCCGGCGAATGCAGATATATCAGTCGCTGTTATTTAATAATGTGAACACCTTTTTAGAAAACGGCTTTCCGGTACTACGTTCAGTAGTCAGCGATGAAGTCTGGCAACGGGCTGTTCAGTGTTTTTTTGCCGGACATGATTGCACCACGCCTTATTTTAGCCAGATTAGTCATGAGTTTCTGATTTATTTAAGTGGGCAGCCTGAGGTCCTATCGGCCTTGCCACCCTTTACTCTGGAACTGGCACACTATGAGTGGCTGGAGCTGGATGTCAGTATTCGTCAGCACGAACACCCAGCCTTTGTGTGGTCTGAGGCTGGCTTACCTGAGCAGCTCATCTGTTCGCCGCTGGCCGAACTGGTGTCTTATCAGTATCCGGTTCATCTCATCGGCCCGGATTATTTACCTGAAGCGGCATCCCCCACACCGCTTTACTACGTGGTATGGCGAAATAGCGACTTTGACGTTAAGTTTCTGCAGGTTAACGATACCACCGCCTTTCTTATTCAGAACTTGGCCCGGGCCCAGTCCCCAGAGGCCTTGTTAAACACGATGTTTGCCGCCATGCCGCAGTTGCCGCAGAACACGGTTACCGCCGGATTCGAGCAAACCCTGCATCAATTGCTGACCCGTCAGATAGTATGGGCAGTGGCATGA
- the recR gene encoding recombination mediator RecR: MKFSPLLSELIQSLTCLPGVGNKSAQRMAFSLLERNREGALKLSTVLHNAMEHIQHCQRCRTFTEETVCEICQHPGRNSSGLLCIVESPQDVLAIEQTSSYQGTYFVLMGHLSPIDGIGPSDIGLDELELRLKEEPIEEVILATNPTVEGEATAHYIAQLCSQYDISASRIAHGVPVGGELEYIDGNTLTHAFSGRRKL, translated from the coding sequence ATGAAGTTCAGCCCGTTATTATCAGAGTTAATTCAGTCTTTAACCTGCCTACCCGGTGTGGGGAATAAAAGCGCCCAGCGTATGGCGTTCAGCCTGCTTGAGCGTAACCGCGAAGGGGCGCTTAAGCTTAGTACGGTGCTGCATAATGCCATGGAGCATATCCAGCATTGTCAGCGCTGTCGCACCTTTACTGAAGAAACCGTGTGTGAAATTTGTCAGCACCCGGGGCGCAACAGCAGCGGGCTGTTATGTATTGTGGAAAGTCCGCAGGATGTACTGGCCATTGAGCAGACCTCGTCCTACCAGGGCACCTATTTTGTGCTGATGGGACATTTATCTCCTATTGATGGCATTGGCCCGTCAGACATCGGCCTTGATGAACTGGAGCTGCGCCTCAAAGAAGAACCCATAGAAGAGGTGATTCTGGCCACTAACCCAACGGTAGAAGGGGAGGCCACAGCGCATTATATTGCTCAGCTGTGCAGCCAGTATGATATTTCTGCCAGCCGTATCGCTCATGGCGTACCGGTAGGCGGGGAGCTGGAATATATTGACGGCAACACCCTTACTCATGCGTTTTCAGGACGTCGCAAACTTTAA
- a CDS encoding HvfB family MNIO-type RiPP peptide maturase: MMAGAGLGLRREMLGELLPSLPAEVDFWEVAPENWIPMGGRYQQQFAQCVKQATVTTHGLSLSIGSSDPLDLSLVRQIKQFLDQHQITLYSEHLSYCSANGHMYDLMPIPFTPDAVTHVVSRIQQVQDILQRPLVLENTSYYIAPAQKMSELDFTCEVLSRSGCQLLLDVNNLYVNSINHNYDAHAFLRSLPSDKIVYGHIAGHYDEADDLKVDTHGADVIEPVWQLLKEAYQVHGVFPTLLERDFNIPPLAVLLKEVARIKQIQASVTTHARSA, translated from the coding sequence ATGATGGCTGGAGCAGGTTTAGGTTTACGCCGGGAAATGCTTGGTGAATTACTGCCTTCGCTACCCGCGGAGGTGGATTTCTGGGAAGTGGCGCCGGAAAACTGGATCCCGATGGGCGGACGATATCAACAACAGTTTGCCCAGTGTGTTAAACAGGCAACAGTCACGACACACGGTTTGTCGCTGTCAATCGGCAGCAGCGATCCGTTGGATCTCTCGTTAGTCAGGCAAATTAAGCAGTTTTTAGATCAGCATCAGATCACGTTGTATTCAGAGCATCTGAGCTACTGCTCGGCCAATGGCCATATGTATGATTTAATGCCCATCCCCTTCACCCCGGATGCGGTGACCCATGTTGTAAGCAGAATCCAGCAGGTACAGGACATTTTGCAGCGCCCGCTGGTACTGGAAAATACCTCTTACTATATTGCCCCGGCGCAAAAGATGTCTGAGCTGGATTTTACCTGTGAGGTCTTATCCCGGTCTGGATGCCAGTTATTGCTTGATGTGAATAACCTCTACGTCAATAGCATCAATCACAATTACGATGCTCACGCATTTTTACGCAGCTTGCCGTCAGATAAAATTGTTTATGGTCACATTGCAGGTCACTATGACGAAGCTGATGATTTAAAAGTAGACACCCACGGAGCCGATGTTATCGAGCCGGTATGGCAACTGTTGAAAGAGGCTTACCAGGTACACGGCGTGTTTCCGACTTTGCTGGAGCGCGATTTTAATATTCCCCCGCTGGCAGTGCTGCTTAAAGAAGTGGCCAGAATCAAGCAGATTCAGGCATCTGTGACTACTCATGCAAGGAGTGCCTGA
- the apt gene encoding adenine phosphoribosyltransferase — protein MTAEYIKSVVKTVPDYPKPGIMFRDVTSVLEDHKAFSACIELLLEKYKDIKFDKVAGTEARGFLFGAPLAIEMGIGFVPVRKPNKLPREVVSETYELEYGTDTLEIHKDAINEGDNVLLIDDLLATGGTIAASAKLIRRLGGRVDHAGFVIGLPELGGDKKLHEMDVQTYSICEY, from the coding sequence GTGACTGCTGAGTACATTAAATCAGTTGTAAAAACGGTGCCCGATTACCCTAAACCAGGCATCATGTTCCGCGATGTAACCAGCGTACTGGAAGATCATAAAGCATTCAGTGCGTGTATCGAGTTACTTCTGGAAAAGTATAAAGATATTAAATTCGACAAAGTGGCCGGCACAGAAGCCCGTGGCTTTCTGTTTGGTGCGCCTCTGGCCATCGAAATGGGTATCGGTTTTGTACCGGTACGTAAACCCAATAAACTTCCTCGCGAAGTGGTTAGCGAAACCTATGAGCTGGAATACGGCACTGACACGCTGGAGATCCACAAAGACGCGATCAATGAAGGCGATAATGTTCTGTTAATTGATGATTTGCTGGCTACCGGTGGCACTATTGCTGCTTCTGCCAAGCTGATTCGTCGTCTGGGTGGTCGTGTTGATCACGCCGGTTTTGTTATTGGCCTGCCTGAACTGGGTGGCGATAAAAAACTGCATGAAATGGACGTACAGACATATTCAATCTGTGAATATTAA
- a CDS encoding YbaB/EbfC family nucleoid-associated protein, translated as MFKGGMGNIMKQAQQMQDRMQKAQEELAQMEVTGESGAGMVKVTMTCNHNVRRVEVDPSLMEDDKDMLEDLTAAAFNDAVRRVQETSKEKMGDITGGMPLPPGFKMPF; from the coding sequence ATGTTTAAAGGCGGAATGGGCAACATCATGAAGCAGGCGCAGCAAATGCAGGATCGCATGCAAAAAGCTCAGGAAGAACTTGCGCAGATGGAAGTAACCGGTGAATCAGGTGCAGGTATGGTAAAAGTGACCATGACATGCAACCACAATGTTCGCCGTGTAGAAGTCGATCCGTCTTTAATGGAGGATGACAAAGACATGCTGGAAGATCTGACTGCTGCTGCATTTAACGACGCAGTACGCCGCGTACAGGAAACCAGCAAAGAAAAAATGGGCGACATCACTGGCGGTATGCCACTCCCTCCAGGCTTCAAAATGCCGTTTTAA
- a CDS encoding HvfA family oxazolone/thioamide-modified RiPP metallophore, with protein MNKSKNTLLATTLGAVVIGSLSAGAAVAQTNPFGMQELESGYMQFAAEGKCGEGKCGGDKATKEGKCGEGKCGGDKATKEGKCGEGKCGGDKATKEGKCGEGKCGGDKATKEGKCGEGKCGGDKATKEGKCGEGKCGGAA; from the coding sequence ATGAATAAAAGTAAAAATACTCTGTTAGCAACAACCCTGGGTGCCGTGGTTATCGGCTCATTATCTGCCGGTGCGGCAGTGGCACAAACCAATCCGTTTGGTATGCAGGAACTAGAGTCTGGCTACATGCAGTTTGCTGCTGAAGGCAAGTGTGGCGAGGGTAAGTGCGGCGGCGATAAAGCGACCAAAGAAGGCAAGTGTGGCGAGGGTAAATGCGGCGGCGACAAAGCGACCAAAGAAGGCAAGTGTGGCGAGGGTAAGTGCGGTGGCGACAAAGCGACCAAAGAAGGCAAGTGTGGCGAGGGTAAATGCGGCGGCGACAAAGCGACCAAAGAAGGCAAGTGTGGCGAGGGTAAATGCGGCGGTGACAAAGCGACCAAAGAAGGCAAGTGTGGCGAGGGCAAATGCGGCGGCGCGGCATAA
- a CDS encoding methyl-accepting chemotaxis protein — protein MRIVKQFSLIQLMGLTALIMGSLMVFLGYKLITASIQKNQQATQDTQLIVLIDALEKVAHHHAIERGLTAGFLGNPTSENQQKVRAQRERADNAIVHLQNVVARPDLAGFSTSQGLLRKQLEIKPSVRQQVDNQNGAGVFAFYSTLNQLALDNALSLTFNVKNKDAGNQLAIALKLAELKERTGQLRGKINGALASQQVSDTALAEIAGFNNRKQMLSAQIASQLTGPELVAFNTAMGSDAAMMVNAIAAEFDSNIDFATLPDSQTWFAAATQLIGQVKKIVDLQWDSISTDASQVKKESSIAMWWLSGSMLLIVLITLLMFWVMVNQLKSQMNLLTFGLEQISDRGDLTYNVQLNSKSELGQVSQAVNKTIMGLRILTSGLKASIQASSHLSGKLNSASIELVDDSQSTEQKSIAIASAVEEMAVTSNEITQAAVRTLEAARSLDGMADSAQMANNQIRQTMQALLSDMQSVQQSAAAMETQVSQISHILEEINTLSDQTNLLALNAAIEAARAGEHGRGFAVVADEVRKLAMGSRESTDRISALLASLQEASNVVVNDVNKNTEAATTALSITESGESTASEVKKGAASVEEMANSMSAAAEQQSLTVAQIAQDIIEVQQAATQELSIANSLRGLAQEMSTNNQVMSDTMCNFKLD, from the coding sequence TTGCGTATTGTTAAACAATTTTCACTCATACAGCTTATGGGCCTGACTGCTCTGATTATGGGCAGCCTGATGGTTTTTCTGGGCTACAAACTGATTACAGCCAGTATTCAGAAAAATCAGCAAGCTACACAGGATACACAACTCATTGTGCTTATCGACGCGCTTGAAAAAGTGGCCCACCACCATGCGATTGAACGAGGCCTGACTGCCGGTTTTCTGGGTAACCCAACTAGCGAAAACCAGCAAAAGGTTAGAGCTCAGCGGGAACGGGCTGATAATGCAATTGTTCATTTACAAAATGTAGTCGCCCGCCCGGACTTAGCAGGCTTCAGCACCTCACAGGGGCTTTTGCGCAAACAACTGGAAATCAAGCCATCGGTGCGGCAACAGGTGGATAATCAGAACGGCGCGGGGGTGTTTGCTTTTTATAGTACTCTCAATCAACTGGCGTTGGATAATGCATTGAGTCTGACATTCAATGTAAAAAACAAGGATGCAGGTAATCAGCTTGCCATCGCGCTGAAGCTGGCAGAACTCAAGGAAAGAACGGGTCAGTTGCGGGGCAAAATCAACGGAGCGCTAGCCAGTCAGCAGGTAAGTGATACCGCACTGGCCGAAATAGCCGGCTTTAATAACCGAAAACAAATGCTGAGCGCGCAAATTGCCAGTCAGTTAACTGGCCCTGAATTAGTTGCTTTTAATACAGCGATGGGTAGCGATGCGGCGATGATGGTAAACGCCATCGCCGCCGAGTTTGATAGCAATATTGACTTTGCCACACTGCCTGACTCTCAAACCTGGTTTGCTGCCGCCACTCAATTGATTGGTCAGGTAAAAAAGATTGTAGACCTACAATGGGATTCGATCAGCACCGATGCGAGCCAGGTTAAAAAGGAATCCAGCATCGCCATGTGGTGGTTAAGCGGCTCGATGCTGCTGATAGTCCTGATTACCCTGTTGATGTTCTGGGTAATGGTGAATCAGCTTAAATCGCAGATGAATCTGCTAACCTTCGGGCTTGAGCAAATCAGTGACAGGGGCGATCTTACGTACAATGTACAGCTGAATTCCAAAAGTGAACTTGGGCAGGTTTCTCAGGCGGTCAATAAAACCATTATGGGGCTGCGTATTTTAACCAGCGGACTGAAAGCCTCCATTCAGGCCAGTAGTCACCTTAGCGGAAAACTAAACAGTGCCAGTATTGAATTGGTGGATGATTCGCAAAGTACTGAGCAAAAGTCGATTGCCATTGCCAGTGCGGTGGAAGAAATGGCAGTAACCAGCAATGAAATTACGCAGGCTGCAGTGCGTACTTTAGAGGCAGCAAGAAGCCTGGACGGTATGGCTGACAGTGCTCAAATGGCAAATAATCAAATACGCCAAACCATGCAGGCACTGCTAAGTGATATGCAGTCCGTGCAGCAAAGTGCAGCTGCAATGGAAACACAAGTCAGTCAAATCAGTCATATCCTTGAGGAAATTAATACACTATCTGATCAGACAAACCTGCTGGCACTGAATGCAGCGATTGAAGCAGCACGCGCCGGAGAGCATGGCCGTGGTTTTGCCGTTGTGGCAGATGAAGTTCGAAAACTTGCCATGGGCAGCAGGGAGTCAACAGACCGTATATCCGCCTTACTGGCCAGTTTACAAGAAGCCAGTAATGTGGTGGTAAATGATGTAAATAAGAATACCGAAGCAGCCACCACCGCCCTGTCGATCACGGAAAGCGGTGAATCGACAGCCAGCGAAGTAAAAAAAGGTGCTGCCAGTGTAGAGGAGATGGCTAACAGCATGTCAGCGGCAGCTGAACAACAGTCACTAACAGTAGCGCAGATTGCGCAAGATATTATAGAAGTACAGCAAGCTGCCACACAGGAGCTTAGCATTGCCAACAGTCTGCGAGGCCTGGCCCAGGAAATGAGCACTAACAACCAGGTTATGTCTGACACCATGTGTAACTTTAAGCTGGATTAG
- the dnaX gene encoding DNA polymerase III subunit gamma/tau: MSYQVLARKWRPGRFSELVGQEHVVSAIANALDNNRLHHAYLFTGTRGVGKTTIARIFSKSLNCEEGQGSNPCGQCATCVEIEQGNYVDLLEIDAASRTKVEDTRELLDNVQYKPTRGRFKVYLIDEVHMLSKHSFNALLKTLEEPPPHVKFLLATTDPQKLPVTILSRCLQFNLKALSREQISTQLHHVLSQESIPFEEPALALLARSANGSMRDALSLTDQAIAQGDNQVLKQIVTDMLGLMDKNLLLKLLYAVVQKDPAEVLQLVEQMAQQAPDYGQVLAELSSLLHQIALTQWVPETCKLETTSARAIFALAKQCAAEQVQLYYQIALQGRKDLPYAVDGKSALEMTLLRMMSFAPAAPVGDAEKIISELEPENITPGGLAGPSSPTQSHSAQPTAPQQQQPDGNSQSGAQAQQTASADDAPSNESDKDDEDDDPALAAQQAAIETEASQYIQSLDAEQPDQSPATETASVTPVVSPEQATEPGQSQPAEAQIAQSSETQHPQSNNPQPSAAMTDESMPPAFFDEMPPMDEDYGYMGDNAMPEDIQAMQDSRPVNEQEQGAQSQAASSHTGPDNEQQLTSTEDMIALRQRLKRARGLEAEAAKKPEPEPSFVPPRREASKSDSGIEPVNSAPAHAAPAPEADNTASAAPVPQALPDAALSEPVMEDIPPWDMPAPALSTAPMTANEPTEPETYSQSTEPQDAEPVAQPASEPSSAPQQVPEVSTVQSVEGALPAYLDNGDKLLDANQIDDWSQLISQMPVAGLVKQIVLHSAFSQKDSTVMLELDDSQAHLINDNAIAQVKAAMETAMQQPVELNINIGKPEQTPFALQQKINTMRQQYAQTVVTNDALFTQLSEAFNARVIDESVRAR, translated from the coding sequence ATGAGTTATCAGGTATTAGCTCGTAAATGGCGTCCTGGCCGGTTTTCTGAGCTGGTCGGGCAGGAACATGTTGTTTCAGCGATTGCTAATGCATTAGACAACAACCGTCTGCACCATGCTTATCTGTTTACCGGTACCCGCGGGGTGGGTAAAACCACCATCGCCCGAATATTTTCCAAAAGCCTGAATTGCGAGGAAGGCCAGGGTTCTAACCCGTGTGGGCAGTGCGCCACCTGTGTTGAGATAGAGCAGGGCAACTATGTTGATCTGCTGGAAATCGATGCGGCGTCACGTACCAAGGTGGAAGATACCCGGGAGCTACTGGACAACGTACAGTACAAGCCGACCCGGGGCCGGTTTAAAGTCTACCTGATAGACGAAGTGCACATGCTGTCAAAACACAGCTTCAATGCACTGTTAAAAACCCTGGAAGAGCCTCCTCCGCACGTCAAGTTTTTGCTGGCCACCACGGACCCGCAAAAGCTGCCGGTGACGATTTTATCCCGCTGTTTGCAGTTTAATCTGAAGGCGCTGTCACGGGAGCAAATCTCCACTCAGTTGCATCATGTACTGAGCCAGGAAAGTATTCCTTTTGAAGAGCCTGCACTGGCGCTGCTGGCCCGTTCAGCCAACGGCAGTATGCGTGATGCGCTGAGCCTGACCGACCAGGCGATTGCCCAGGGAGATAATCAGGTCCTCAAACAGATTGTCACCGACATGCTTGGCCTGATGGATAAAAACCTGCTGCTAAAACTGCTTTATGCGGTGGTTCAAAAAGACCCGGCTGAAGTGCTTCAGCTGGTTGAGCAAATGGCGCAGCAGGCTCCCGATTACGGGCAGGTTCTGGCCGAACTCAGCAGTTTGCTGCACCAGATAGCGCTGACCCAGTGGGTACCGGAAACCTGCAAGCTGGAAACCACTTCTGCCCGGGCTATCTTCGCACTGGCCAAGCAGTGCGCGGCTGAACAGGTTCAGCTGTATTATCAGATTGCGCTACAGGGGCGTAAGGATCTGCCTTACGCGGTGGACGGTAAAAGCGCACTGGAGATGACGCTGCTGCGTATGATGTCGTTTGCTCCTGCAGCGCCGGTCGGCGATGCGGAAAAAATTATCAGCGAACTGGAGCCTGAAAACATTACGCCAGGCGGGTTAGCCGGCCCATCTTCGCCCACGCAGTCACACTCTGCCCAGCCAACTGCTCCGCAGCAGCAACAACCTGATGGCAATAGTCAGTCCGGCGCGCAGGCCCAACAAACTGCCAGCGCAGACGATGCACCAAGCAATGAGTCTGATAAGGACGATGAGGATGATGATCCTGCCCTTGCTGCGCAGCAGGCAGCGATTGAAACCGAAGCCAGTCAGTATATTCAGTCTTTAGACGCTGAACAGCCAGACCAATCCCCGGCTACTGAAACCGCTAGTGTAACGCCGGTTGTCTCGCCTGAACAGGCAACAGAGCCTGGCCAGTCTCAGCCTGCAGAGGCTCAGATTGCACAATCTTCTGAGACTCAACATCCGCAGAGTAATAATCCTCAGCCCTCAGCAGCGATGACCGATGAGTCTATGCCGCCGGCATTCTTTGACGAAATGCCACCGATGGATGAAGACTATGGTTATATGGGTGATAACGCCATGCCTGAAGATATTCAGGCGATGCAGGACTCACGGCCTGTTAATGAACAAGAGCAGGGGGCGCAGAGTCAGGCGGCGAGCAGTCACACCGGGCCAGACAACGAGCAGCAGCTGACCTCAACCGAGGACATGATTGCCTTGCGCCAGCGACTTAAGCGTGCGCGAGGGCTGGAGGCTGAAGCGGCAAAAAAGCCTGAGCCGGAACCCAGCTTTGTGCCCCCGCGGCGCGAAGCGAGTAAATCTGATTCTGGCATCGAGCCGGTTAACAGTGCTCCGGCACATGCAGCGCCTGCGCCAGAAGCTGACAATACGGCCAGTGCAGCGCCGGTACCGCAGGCATTACCCGATGCAGCGCTATCTGAACCAGTGATGGAGGATATTCCACCCTGGGATATGCCCGCGCCTGCCCTATCAACAGCGCCAATGACAGCGAATGAGCCCACTGAGCCTGAAACCTATAGTCAGAGTACAGAGCCTCAGGATGCAGAGCCGGTTGCACAGCCTGCCAGTGAGCCATCATCGGCACCTCAGCAAGTGCCGGAAGTCAGTACGGTTCAGTCTGTTGAAGGCGCGCTGCCGGCGTATCTGGACAATGGTGATAAGCTACTGGATGCGAATCAGATTGATGACTGGAGCCAGCTGATTTCACAGATGCCGGTTGCCGGTCTGGTTAAACAAATTGTACTGCATTCTGCTTTTTCGCAAAAAGACAGTACGGTAATGCTTGAATTAGATGACAGTCAGGCGCATTTAATCAATGATAACGCAATTGCGCAGGTTAAGGCGGCCATGGAAACTGCCATGCAGCAACCGGTAGAGCTGAATATCAATATCGGTAAGCCGGAGCAGACACCGTTTGCCCTGCAGCAAAAAATTAACACTATGCGTCAGCAGTATGCACAGACTGTGGTGACCAATGATGCGCTTTTCACTCAGCTGAGCGAAGCATTTAACGCACGGGTCATCGATGAGTCGGTGAGAGCACGCTGA